In Brassica napus cultivar Da-Ae chromosome A3, Da-Ae, whole genome shotgun sequence, the sequence TTCAAGGTTTGCTACTTGGCATGAAGTTCCTAGTGTTCCCAGCGGTAGTGTAAGGTGACGCCACTCTTCTGTGTGAAGATTCAAAGCTAAAAGTTTGTGCCGAGGAATTACTTCTACCCAGTAGATGGACCCATTCACACATGTCGACTTccttctaaaccctaaaacataagGAGGTGGCCTCAGTCTCCTCCATCTCCCAATGTTAACATCAAGAATCTCGCAACGACGACAAATCTCCAAATCATCGTTAAAACATATCCTCACTATCTTATATCTCTCAGTGATATTGTCTTTACCGAATCCCATCCTCCAACATCTAGGGAAGATCTCAAATCGAGGATCAAAATCACGCGCTATCATTTTCTCTGGACCGGAAGAGAATCTAAGAAACACTCCAGTGGAAGGGTTGAAAACTTTGACCCAACCAGGTACGGGGATGCAGACAAGACTGTCACATGACAGCGACGGCCGTGAGGCGGCGACATTGCTGTGTAAGTAGACCATCTCTACCTCTTCGTCCCTGTGTAATTCATGTTGGATTAGGTTTCGGTCTACTGCCACTATGATTTTCAGTTTCGTTTGAATATTCACCATACGACGCCTACGCTCTGCGAACCTCTTCGACTCTAGTATTGATCTACATTGTTTTGAGACGGTTTTGAATTTTAGGATGGAATTCAATGGCAGACCAAGGAAGATCTCTTCTAGTACCTCGGGAACTAGGTACATGGGACTAGGGTTTATGTTGGAATTTGTGATGAAAACAAAAGTGTTGAATTTGCTCTAAGAATAAGAAAGAGTTTGAATAAATTGTATATTGATCTGATCGTTATTGGATCTAAAGAGCTTACATATATGTCTAGTAAatctttaaacttaaaaaaatagaatgtcAACTAATGGAATGATAGAAGTTATGGAGTTATGGAATAAAATTAATGGAATGAAATCATTGCAGAGAAATATTTTTGTGGCACAAATGGTAACTTTTCAGAGGAATTAAATGGAATGAAAGttacttttaatttaaattattaagaaTATGTTAAACTATACCAATAAAACTGTTCAAGTGTTTTCTCAAGAGCAATTAGTTTGATGTGGACGTCGTAATTATAAGCCCAATGTGTTAAAGGCCCAGTGGAAAGCGAAATAACTAAATCCGCAAAGCCTTCGAAAAGAGTGATAGGGAAACCGAGAGTTCGATCGAACCAGACCGGTTTAGTCACCAACCGCTTCGGTTTAGCTCTGAGAGTCCGGTCCGTGTCTATGTCAGATCAAAGagacgaagacgaagacgaagaagaagaagatacatgGCGGGACTTCTAGCTTGGGCTGCCGACGTCGTCGGTAAAAACGGAAAAGACGGAGGCGGCGACGAGGAAGAGGATCAGATCCCACTGGTTCTCACGGAGGAGCAGCAGAGATACGTCGACGAGCTCGGCCGAAAAGCGACAACGCTCAGCCGTTCGATCCAAGATCTACGGCTCAGATTGCCTCCGCCGGATATCTCTCAGCGTCTACCTCACCTCCTCGCTCACTCCCTCGCCTCCAACGCCGCTCTCGCTCTCCAGCTCGATTCGCATTCCGCTACTCGTGAACAGGTGCTTCCCTCGATCTCTGCTAATGAATTGGATATGCCTTTGTGGTGATCGATCCTCTTTTGATTCTGCGATTAGGCTCAAGTGAGAGAGCAGACATTGCTAGAAGAAAACACTGCGTATGAGAATGCGATATCAATCTGCGAGGCGAGGATAGAGGAGAAAACGCATGAAGCAGATTCACTTCTTAGAAAATTGAAGGTGTGTAAAGCTGAACCAGACGATTAGATCTTTGTTTAGATTATGAATCTTGGATCTGCTTGGTTTTTAGGAGCTAGAAGATGTTGAGGAGAGCTTGAAAGCTGAGCAAGAAGATGCACAAGCTTCTCTAGATGAGAGGTATTACAAAAGCTCTAGCGAATCTCGTGTACCGCCTGCTGATGATACAGAGGCGGTGAAGTCTGTTATGCTAGAGAAGTTGGAGAGCAAAAAGAACGATTtggttagttttctttttaccttttcaTGGAGTTCTGTATGTCTGAATATTGTGTAAGTTGTTTTATTCTTTAGAGTTCAATGGAAGAGAAGGTTCAGGAGTTAGAGAGGAGCTGGGCTGCTATACAGGAAAGAGCACTGAAGCAGCCTTCTCCAGGTACTTCTCTTCATCAACTTTCTTCATAtataaagccaaaaaaaaaacaatgttagGTAGCTTAATTTCAGGCAGAAtcctatatatttgtttttggttcTGTTAGATAGATTGATAGCCTGAAAAGTTTGATTGACATGATCTGACTGGGAAGGTTTTGCATTCACAGCTCAGAGAGAGAAGACACTGGATAAACAACTTCATACTCTAATCGAGCAATTAGCTGCAAAGCAGGTCCATCTTTAGTCAGACTAATCTACATTTTCTTCCCTTTAGATTGTTTCTTAATAGAAACCTTTTTATATGCCTGTCAGGCCCAAGCAGAGGGGATTGTTGGTGAGATTCACTCGAATGAGATGGAGTTAGAGAGACTGAACAGTTTGTGTAGAAGATACGAGAGCTTTAATGTTGAAGTGAACGCTGCACGGAACAGATTCAAGAGAACAAATTCAGATAGAGGGTTTGGATCAGACCATGAAGTTGATGCTTCTCATTCGTACCTTCCGTATTCATCTGCTACAAGAAATGAGAGTCAGACAAGGCTTATGTATCTCAGGTCAGCCTTTGTCGTCTACATTTTGGCTTTGCAAGTCCTGGTTTTCATCAAGATTTCGTTTTGAGGAGTTATGTACACGTACGAGTACGCTGCTGTGCTTTTAGCTTGCGTTATGGGGTCAATGCGTTgcatataaaaattttataggAATACGATGATTGTTCTCAAATAAGACTCCTGGAACTCCTACAAATGCAGAAACAATTTGAGCTTGAAATTTAAGCTGAAACAAATGTCAGTATCCAATATTTACAAATCTCAGTATCCAATATTTAGAGCTTGATTGGTTTCCctgctaccacccgcaaacgcagcttttgcgattggtagcggttgacagcgttttgaaacaatcatacaaaccgctatAAATCGCTTCAAACTGCTCCGAACctcttaaattcaaaagctggttccagctagcgtttgcggtcgcgggcggttgcgggaggataattttttttctttttttttaaaaaaccatataaatacaaaaataaaaatattcaataaattttttaaaatggaattataaaaatactaaaatatatctattatattttaattaatattataaaattttaaa encodes:
- the LOC125594325 gene encoding F-box/kelch-repeat protein At2g43445-like, translated to MYLVPEVLEEIFLGLPLNSILKFKTVSKQCRSILESKRFAERRRRMVNIQTKLKIIVAVDRNLIQHELHRDEEVEMVYLHSNVAASRPSLSCDSLVCIPVPGWVKVFNPSTGVFLRFSSGPEKMIARDFDPRFEIFPRCWRMGFGKDNITERYKIVRICFNDDLEICRRCEILDVNIGRWRRLRPPPYVLGFRRKSTCVNGSIYWVEVIPRHKLLALNLHTEEWRHLTLPLGTLGTSCQVANLENRLALAATYFSNHHWNVKIWCLHAPQEEAWSVIYTIRLFPSEHRYDGVFPLWFWARPVAVSKQGNLFFHDNCKRLFKYYPETDVVRCVHRDICVISPFVEDLVPLGRLDSVPDMMRTYGLRHLDHVPFSSRIPNFFRRMEFPSSLITTSFVTLAIFQFCSLLSRS
- the BNAA03G05750D gene encoding uncharacterized protein BNAA03G05750D; the protein is MAGLLAWAADVVGKNGKDGGGDEEEDQIPLVLTEEQQRYVDELGRKATTLSRSIQDLRLRLPPPDISQRLPHLLAHSLASNAALALQLDSHSATREQAQVREQTLLEENTAYENAISICEARIEEKTHEADSLLRKLKELEDVEESLKAEQEDAQASLDERYYKSSSESRVPPADDTEAVKSVMLEKLESKKNDLSSMEEKVQELERSWAAIQERALKQPSPAQREKTLDKQLHTLIEQLAAKQAQAEGIVGEIHSNEMELERLNSLCRRYESFNVEVNAARNRFKRTNSDRGFGSDHEVDASHSYLPYSSATRNESQTRLMYLRSAFVVYILALQVLVFIKISF